One window of Populus nigra chromosome 5, ddPopNigr1.1, whole genome shotgun sequence genomic DNA carries:
- the LOC133693456 gene encoding cyclin-dependent kinase inhibitor 6-like, which produces MVKVAAAQVGVTSSGASAKTSRRRSRHIRISIEFRSNVTNHRRRRRQDVIIRSENPVPCKPDANSGDRTVTEERCSTSSPNLEDDDDDDALMSASCCSSNGSCDDERIKFTDLEEGSVEVETSMYYSSRSGERETTPTSSDLGEESTSENMDSTANPPLKKPNPHQRSTPAAGLIRITDEEIEKFFGEIQKNIPQCFKDKYNFDFDKDEPLEGRYEWARLNP; this is translated from the exons ATGGTGAAAGTTGCTGCTGCTCAAGTTGGGGTGACAAGTAGTGGAGCTTCAGCGAAAACTTCAAGGAGAAGATCAAGGCACATCAGGATCTCTATTGAATTTAGAAGCAATGTTACTAAccaccgccgccgccgccgccaagACGTTATAATTAGGTCTGAAAATCCAGTTCCATGTAAACCGGATGCTAATTCCGGTGACCGGACGGTGACTGAAGAGAGATGTTCAACTTCAAGCCCTAACTTGGaagacgatgatgatgatgatgcattAATGTCTGCTTCTTGTTGTTCTAGTAATGGATCGTGTGATGATGAGAGGATTAAATTCACAGATCTGGAG GAAGGGAGTGTTGAAGTTGAAACGTCAATGTATTATAGTAGTAGAAGTGGAGAAAG AGAGACAACACCGACATCTAGCGATCTTGGAGAGGAGTCGACCTCAGAGAACATGGATTCAACGGCAAACCCACCATTGAAGAAGCCGAATCCTCATCAAAGATCAACGCCCGCGGCGGGGCTGATAAGGATAACAGATGAAGAGATTGAAAAGTTCTTCGGTGAAATACAGAAAAACATTCCACAATGCTTCAAAGACAA GTATAACTTTGATTTTGACAAAGATGAGCCGTTGGAAGGACGTTATGAATGGGCTAGATTAAAtccatga